In Minwuia thermotolerans, the genomic stretch TACGAGAGGGCGGAGATAATTCGCGAGAAGGGAACCAATCGATCGAAGTTTTTTCGTGGGGATGTCGACAAGTATACTTGGATTGATATTGGGTCGTCGTTTCTGCCTGGAGAGTTGGTTGCGGCTTATCTCCATGCACAGCTACAATTGGCTGACACCATAAAAAAGCGTCGTCTTGAGATATTTGACCGCTATACACAAGCCTTTTCCCCACTTGCCGAACGCGGAAGAGTCCGACCTCCTCGCGTTCCAACCAATTGCAAGGGCAATGGTCATATGTTCTATTTACTCTTAAACGATTTGGATGACCGAGAGGCGTTCATTGCCCATATGCGGGCCCAGGAGATCATGTGTCCTTTCCATTACGTGCCTTTACACAACGCCCCGGCTGGACAGCGCTATGCCCGCGCAGCCGGTCCTTTGGATGTGACGCAGAGGATCAGCGAGACGCTGGTGCGCCTTCCGATGTTTTTCGATCTCGGCTCCCAGGTTGAAGACGTGATCGACGTGGCTATGACCTACTTTGAGGGGCCAAAGCGGGCCATCTTATGAATCACTTCCCGATGATAAGCGTCGTATCCCCCGTCTACGGCTGTCGTAACTGCCTAGAGGCATTGTGCGATGCTGTGCGCTCGGCCTTTGACAAAGCCGGGCTCGACTGGGAATTGTTGCTGGTGGACGACCGGGGGCCAGATGACCCTTGGCCGCTGATCTGCGACTTGGCCGAGGTCGATAAGCGCGTACGTGGTGTCCGGCTATCGCGTAACCACGGACAGCATCTGGCGATCTGGGCTGGGCTCGCCGAGGCCCGTGGTGACTGGGTGGCGGTAATGGACTGTGATCTTCAGGACGATCCGGCGATACTGCCGAAGCTGCATGAAATAGCCGTAGCAAGAGATGTCGAGGCGGTAGTGGTGGATCGCGGGAATTGGTCAGATTCCACATTTCGCCGCCTTGCGTCGCGCGCTTTCTACCAGCTGATCAATGTGCTGGGCGGCGTGCGAATCAGCAATATCGGGAATTTCGGTCTATACAGCCGTCGCATGGTCGACACCCTGTTGCAATTCCGCGAGCAGGAGGTGTTTCTGCCTATGATGATCGCGCTCACCGGCCTCAAGCGGCAGACTTACCGTTTGGACCGGGCGGATCGGGCGGTCGGGCAGAGCGCATACAGTTTGCTGCGACTGCTGCGCCTAGCCACCGCCATCATTATCCGCTTCTCTGATCGACCGCTCAAGCTAAGTGTCATCATTGGCCTTGCCTT encodes the following:
- a CDS encoding glycosyltransferase family 2 protein, with the translated sequence MISVVSPVYGCRNCLEALCDAVRSAFDKAGLDWELLLVDDRGPDDPWPLICDLAEVDKRVRGVRLSRNHGQHLAIWAGLAEARGDWVAVMDCDLQDDPAILPKLHEIAVARDVEAVVVDRGNWSDSTFRRLASRAFYQLINVLGGVRISNIGNFGLYSRRMVDTLLQFREQEVFLPMMIALTGLKRQTYRLDRADRAVGQSAYSLLRLLRLATAIIIRFSDRPLKLSVIIGLAFSLLSAAVSLLLVAAWLGNAFTVPGWTSTVLSVWFLSGLIMATLGIHGFYLGRVFSEVKRRPRIIVETRTFNSRI